A region of Antedon mediterranea chromosome 8, ecAntMedi1.1, whole genome shotgun sequence DNA encodes the following proteins:
- the LOC140057752 gene encoding cystine/glutamate transporter-like — METLYKQKMSGCNSTTSSKSDREGVALVRQLSIIPFSSLIIGTVIGSGIFISPKGILEYTHTVGLSMIIWVVCGLISTLGALSYGELGTTFSKTGGDFIFLLESFGPMAAFLRMWTAIIVVRPASWAVLAITSATYLITPFYPNCNVSLLAVRLLAATILCVIFLVNCVSVPTASRLNVFFTIVKLSGLIVIVLAGIVLLIQGNTEHFKDPFKGNEEFKWIELSLAFYSGFFAFSGWHIAASITEEVINPSRTIPVSIIIAMTVITSVYIMANIAYFTVLSPAEILASDAVALSFGQKVFGDWAWVLSIVVAGSCIGAINGGVLTSSRINFAASREGQLPKLLSMIHINFKTPMPSAVIMLPLTLLLLVSDNVYSLINYMSFTFWLFIGLTTASIPYFRMKYPDWERPFKVNLAVPIIFTCFALFVVAISLYSAPKDCGVGLAITVAGIPLYFIGVRWTKKPAWFEDGMGKDLKINDGNIMVKKKNILNYTK, encoded by the exons ATGGAGACATTGTACAAGCAGAAAATGTCCGGTTGTAATTCGACAACGTCAAGCAAAAGTGATAGAGAAGGCGTTGCTCTTGTTCGCCAACTCTCAATCATTCCATTTTCATCGTTAATTATCGGAACGGTGATTGGATCTGGTATTTTCATTTCTCCAAAAGGAATTTTAGAATATACACATACGGTTGGATTATCCATGATAATATGGGTGGTATGTGGTTTAATTTCAACGTTAGGTGCTCTCAGTTATGGAGAACTGGGCACAACATTCTCCAAAACTGGCGGggatttcatttttcttttggaATCGTTTGGGCCTATGGCTGCGTTTTTAAGAATGTGGACCGCCATTATTGTTGTTAGGCCTGCCTCGTGGGCGGTTCTTGCTATAACATCGGCTACTTATTTAATAACGCCTTTCTATCCTAATTGTAATGTTTCATTATTAGCTGTTCGTCTTCTGGCTGCCACAATTCTTT GTGTAATTTTCTTAGTGAACTGCGTCAGTGTTCCAACAGCGTCTCGTTTGAATGTGTTTTTTACAATCGTTAAACTGTCTGGTTTGATTGTGATTGTCCTAGCCGGTATCGTGCTACTTATCCAag GTAATACAGAACATTTTAAAGACCCATTTAAAGGAAACGAAGAGTTTAAATGGATTGAGCTGTCGCTTGCATTTTATTCTGGATTTTTTGCATTCTCTGGTTG GCACATTGCAGCTTCTATAACAGAAGAAGTAATAAACCCTTCAAG GACAATTCCTGTATCAATAATAATCGCCATGACGGTGATTACCAGTGTATACATCATGGCAAATATTGCATATTTCACTGTCCTATCACCAGCCGAGATTCTTGCTTCTGACGCTGTTGCATTG AGTTTTGGTCAGAAGGTGTTTGGAGACTGGGCCTGGGTCTTATCAATTGTGGTAGCAGGTTCGTGTATAGGTGCAATTAATGGTGGAGTTTTGACTTCATCAAG AATAAACTTTGCAGCGTCACGTGAGGGTCAATTACCTAAACTGTTATCGATGATTCACATCAACTTCAAAACACCAATGCCGTCTGCAGTCATTATG CTTCCACTAACTTTACTTCTACTTGTTAGTGACAATGTTTATAGTCTTATAAATTACATGAGCTTTACATTTTGGCTGTTTATCGGCCTCACTACTGCAAGTATTCCGTACTTCAGAATGAAATATCCAGACTGGGAGCGTCCATTTAAG GTGAACTTAGCAGTACCAATCATATTCACGTGCTTTGCGTTGTTTGTCGTTGCTATATCTCTTTACTCTGCACCAAAGGATTGTGGGGTTGGACTAGCTATTACTGTTGCGGGTATTCCACTTTATTTCATAGGTGTGCGGTGGACGAAAAAACCAGCCTGGTTTGAAGATGGGATGGGTAaggatttaaaaataaatgacgGTAATAtcatggttaaaaaaaaaaacattttaaattataccaaataa